The following are encoded together in the Mesoterricola sediminis genome:
- a CDS encoding uroporphyrinogen-III synthase — MRRLGLARASDDAMSRAVLAAGWEPVPFHVTAMEATGAEPPLARPDAVIVLSPAAARLARIPAGALCLAQGAATARALEGREVLTSALPQAEGLFQLLKERFPAGGQFLLARAERSREHLEAAAQGTPWFLHPWITHRESPLAPLPDPEGLDALLALSPLQAEVLGPCSGDRLRFAWGERTARAFADSGYPSHGWCEPQIPALQRMLLERG, encoded by the coding sequence GTGAGGCGCCTCGGCCTGGCCCGCGCCAGCGACGACGCGATGAGCCGGGCCGTCCTGGCCGCGGGCTGGGAGCCCGTCCCCTTCCACGTCACGGCCATGGAGGCCACGGGGGCGGAGCCCCCCCTGGCGCGCCCCGACGCCGTCATCGTCCTGAGCCCCGCCGCCGCGCGGCTGGCGAGGATCCCCGCGGGGGCCCTCTGCCTCGCCCAGGGGGCGGCCACCGCCCGGGCCCTGGAGGGGCGCGAGGTGCTCACCAGCGCCCTGCCGCAGGCCGAGGGACTCTTCCAGCTCCTGAAGGAGCGGTTCCCCGCCGGGGGCCAGTTCCTGCTGGCCCGGGCCGAGCGGAGCCGGGAGCACCTGGAGGCCGCCGCCCAGGGCACGCCCTGGTTCCTGCACCCCTGGATCACCCACCGCGAGTCCCCCCTGGCCCCCCTGCCGGACCCGGAGGGCCTGGACGCCCTGCTGGCCCTGAGCCCCCTCCAGGCCGAGGTGCTCGGCCCGTGCTCGGGGGACCGGCTCCGCTTCGCCTGGGGCGAACGGACCGCCCGGGCCTTCGCCGACTCAGGCTATCCTTCCCATGGCTGGTGCGAACCCCAGATCCCAGCGCTGCAACGAATGCTTCTGGAGAGAGGTTGA
- the hemC gene encoding hydroxymethylbilane synthase, whose translation MKIVLGTRGSLLAVQQSEDLVAYLRARGHEVAWKRFTTHGDQWLAGPLGKETGTGFFTKELEDALLAQDVDLLIHSFKDVSLDRPAGITTACVPQREDSADWLVLRPDAPANPVIGTSSERRLKFLRQALPHASFTWIRGNVPTRLQRVRDGELRGEPLHGTVLAAAGLRRLGLDLSGLDVRPLRPDELLPAPAQGALLAECREGDTALQEALAGFHHPLTAHCVALERAVLRGIGGGCQQPLGALASPEGDGFRLRAAYAGPDGIAWAQAAGTDDAALVAEVLRGLGL comes from the coding sequence ATGAAGATCGTTCTCGGCACGCGCGGATCCCTCCTCGCGGTGCAGCAATCGGAAGACCTCGTCGCGTACCTGCGCGCCCGCGGCCACGAGGTGGCCTGGAAGCGCTTCACCACCCATGGGGACCAGTGGCTGGCCGGCCCCCTCGGCAAGGAGACGGGCACCGGCTTCTTCACCAAGGAGCTGGAGGACGCCCTCCTGGCCCAGGACGTGGACCTGCTCATCCATTCCTTCAAGGACGTGTCCCTGGACCGGCCCGCGGGCATCACCACCGCCTGCGTCCCCCAGCGGGAGGACAGCGCGGACTGGCTGGTCCTGCGCCCCGACGCGCCGGCCAACCCGGTGATCGGCACGAGTTCCGAGCGGCGCTTGAAATTCCTGCGCCAGGCCCTTCCCCACGCGTCCTTCACCTGGATCCGCGGCAATGTCCCTACCCGCCTCCAGCGGGTCCGGGACGGCGAGCTGCGCGGCGAGCCCCTCCACGGGACCGTGCTGGCCGCCGCCGGCCTCCGGCGCCTGGGGCTGGACCTGTCCGGCCTGGACGTGCGGCCCCTCCGCCCCGACGAACTGCTGCCCGCCCCGGCCCAGGGCGCCCTCCTGGCCGAGTGCCGGGAAGGGGACACGGCCCTCCAGGAGGCCCTGGCCGGCTTCCACCATCCCCTCACCGCCCACTGCGTGGCCCTGGAAAGGGCCGTGCTCCGCGGCATCGGCGGCGGCTGCCAGCAGCCGCTGGGGGCCCTGGCCTCGCCCGAGGGCGACGGCTTCCGGCTCCGGGCCGCCTACGCCGGCCCGGACGGCATCGCCTGGGCTCAGGCCGCCGGCACGGACGACGCTGCGCTCGTGGCGGAGGTCCTGCGGGGGCTGGGCCTGTGA
- a CDS encoding glutamyl-tRNA reductase — protein sequence MDPVLYSYYIPRHDPEVVARNVVRAHLADHLLMWKRISDASELVYLSTCQRVIFMFWGGDGTTLGFDPDIDVFEGEAAWRHLLEVATGLNSANLGDREIVGQMKQALDTAREVRTAGPEAMAAFEDILREAQRLRTRIGLDDGSASVATAALRHLETSLPAGARVAIVGVGPMSRYLAQRLPERGFQITMSNRTLSKAEAFGLPMVPLAQLQMDPEGFDCIVSATASHLPIFTKGNWERLSRPPVRLVDLALPYDSEPDMGEIPWVTRVDLNTFLAETEAGRQKRREAAVNAEPFIVGAVDRLRRRADQRIQKHANRTAQDRLKEAWEALEAEALAPGSALAGLTAEQMEALANLLKRGRTLAFRALTHHSEAALETR from the coding sequence ATGGATCCTGTCCTTTATTCCTACTACATTCCGCGCCATGACCCCGAGGTCGTGGCCCGGAACGTCGTGCGCGCCCATCTGGCAGACCACCTGCTCATGTGGAAGCGGATTTCGGACGCCTCGGAGCTGGTTTACCTGTCCACCTGCCAACGTGTGATCTTCATGTTCTGGGGCGGGGACGGGACGACCCTGGGGTTCGATCCGGACATCGACGTGTTCGAGGGCGAAGCCGCCTGGCGCCACCTCCTGGAGGTGGCCACGGGCCTCAACAGCGCCAACCTCGGGGACCGCGAGATCGTGGGCCAGATGAAGCAGGCCCTGGACACCGCCCGGGAGGTCCGCACCGCCGGGCCCGAGGCGATGGCCGCCTTCGAGGACATCCTGCGCGAGGCCCAGCGCCTGCGCACCCGCATCGGTCTGGACGACGGCAGCGCCAGCGTGGCCACCGCCGCCCTCCGGCACCTGGAGACCTCGCTGCCCGCCGGAGCCCGGGTGGCCATCGTGGGCGTGGGCCCCATGAGCCGCTACCTGGCCCAGCGCCTGCCCGAGCGGGGCTTCCAGATCACCATGAGCAACCGGACCCTCTCCAAGGCGGAGGCCTTCGGGCTGCCGATGGTGCCCCTGGCCCAGCTCCAGATGGATCCCGAGGGCTTCGACTGCATCGTCTCGGCCACGGCCAGCCACCTGCCGATCTTCACGAAGGGCAACTGGGAGCGCCTGTCGCGGCCTCCGGTTCGCCTGGTCGACCTGGCCCTCCCCTACGATTCCGAGCCCGACATGGGCGAGATCCCCTGGGTGACCCGGGTGGACCTGAACACCTTCCTCGCGGAGACCGAGGCCGGCCGGCAGAAGCGCCGGGAGGCCGCCGTCAACGCCGAGCCCTTCATCGTCGGCGCCGTGGACCGGCTGCGCCGCAGGGCCGATCAGCGCATCCAGAAGCACGCCAACCGCACCGCCCAGGACCGCCTCAAGGAGGCCTGGGAGGCCCTGGAAGCCGAGGCCCTTGCGCCCGGTAGCGCCCTCGCCGGTCTCACGGCGGAGCAGATGGAGGCCCTGGCGAACCTGTTGAAGCGCGGCCGCACCCTCGCATTCAGGGCCCTGACCCACCACAGCGAAGCCGCCCTGGAAACCAGATGA
- a CDS encoding M20/M25/M40 family metallo-hydrolase, whose product MKRLALFWLGTLLMAGSPDPMERVRSHAAALATRAVAHDGAYRDLEVLCDEVGHRLSGSEGYDRAVAWAVKAMKAAGLENVHTEPVLVPHWVRNAESARMTLPAPHDLSILGLGMSVPTPPGGITADVVVVASLAELEAMPAEKVKGRIVLFEDGWKGYGHGARMRFSGATAASRKGAVAMLLRSVASLSFDTPHTGTLHYEEGVPPIPAAAVSVENALMMRRMWNRGLRMQVHLEMNCRTLPDAPAANVVGDLPGASRPDQVVLVGGHLDSWDVGQGAQDDGVGCVLSLQAARMIKEAGLRPARTVRVVFFANEENGTRGGEGYLKRHEGELARHVAALESDSGSGLARGFGLELHPRPGQPAPDPAKALAVLQLLKPMLEPLGAGRLGEGHGGVDIGPSVLAGVPGLGMNHDTAKYWEVHHSKADTFDKVDKGDLARNGAILAVAVYALADMPGTLTGL is encoded by the coding sequence ATGAAGCGGCTCGCCCTGTTCTGGCTGGGGACCCTGTTGATGGCGGGGAGCCCCGATCCCATGGAGCGGGTGCGGTCCCACGCGGCCGCCCTCGCGACCCGGGCCGTGGCCCACGACGGGGCGTACCGCGACCTGGAGGTCCTCTGCGACGAGGTGGGCCACCGCCTCAGCGGCTCGGAGGGCTACGACCGGGCCGTGGCCTGGGCCGTGAAGGCCATGAAGGCCGCGGGCCTGGAGAACGTCCACACCGAGCCCGTCCTGGTGCCCCACTGGGTCCGCAACGCCGAGTCCGCCCGCATGACGCTGCCGGCGCCCCACGACCTCTCCATCCTGGGCCTGGGCATGAGCGTGCCCACCCCGCCGGGGGGGATCACCGCCGACGTGGTGGTGGTGGCCTCCCTCGCCGAGCTGGAGGCGATGCCCGCCGAGAAGGTGAAGGGCCGCATCGTCCTCTTCGAGGACGGCTGGAAGGGCTACGGCCACGGTGCCCGCATGCGCTTCTCCGGGGCGACGGCCGCCTCCCGCAAGGGGGCGGTGGCCATGCTCCTGCGCTCCGTGGCCTCCCTCAGCTTCGATACGCCCCACACGGGCACGCTCCACTACGAGGAGGGCGTCCCCCCCATCCCGGCCGCCGCGGTGTCGGTGGAGAACGCGCTCATGATGCGCCGCATGTGGAACCGGGGCCTGCGCATGCAGGTGCACCTGGAGATGAACTGCCGCACCCTCCCGGACGCGCCCGCCGCCAACGTGGTGGGGGACCTGCCCGGGGCCTCCCGGCCGGACCAGGTCGTCCTCGTGGGCGGCCACCTGGACAGCTGGGACGTGGGGCAGGGGGCCCAGGACGACGGCGTCGGCTGCGTCCTCAGCCTGCAGGCCGCCCGCATGATCAAGGAGGCCGGGCTCCGGCCCGCGCGCACCGTGCGCGTCGTCTTCTTCGCCAACGAGGAGAACGGCACCCGGGGCGGGGAGGGCTACCTCAAGCGCCACGAGGGGGAGCTGGCGCGGCACGTGGCCGCCCTGGAATCGGATTCCGGGAGCGGCCTGGCCCGGGGCTTCGGGCTGGAGCTCCACCCCCGTCCGGGCCAGCCCGCGCCGGACCCGGCCAAGGCCCTGGCGGTCCTGCAGCTCCTCAAGCCCATGCTCGAGCCCCTCGGGGCGGGCCGGCTCGGGGAGGGGCACGGGGGGGTGGACATCGGCCCCTCCGTCCTGGCCGGGGTCCCTGGCCTGGGCATGAACCACGATACGGCGAAGTATTGGGAAGTTCATCATTCCAAGGCCGATACCTTCGACAAGGTCGACAAGGGGGACCTGGCCAGGAACGGCGCCATCCTGGCCGTGGCGGTCTACGCCCTGGCCGACATGCCCGGCACGCTCACGGGGCTGTGA
- a CDS encoding two-component system sensor histidine kinase NtrB, whose protein sequence is MTPLPPESALDLETLELLPYGVIVLDARGAVLFYNKREEEISGLARRQVLGRDFFREVAPCAQVRDFQGRFRELMEAGRGRVDFDFTFPFVLGPRRVRITLQAFQKDAEACCIVFVADITGREALRDQLLQAQRFSELGEVTAEVAHNFNNILQTIRLSVELASASAGPQARARLDRALAAAEDGSALVKRCLDIARKEPRSPLEPVDLNAVAEATAEFSEPFLRTARAEGREVTLRLNLAPGPLTVLGDAVELREAVLNLLRNAIEAIPGRGTVRLLTEGSGEAHRLHVLDDGPGMGPEVLEKVFTPLFTTKGERGTGLGLASVHAIARRHAGAVEMTSSPGKGTHVLLTFPQAAPDGGVRP, encoded by the coding sequence ATGACCCCCCTTCCCCCCGAATCCGCCCTCGACCTCGAGACCCTCGAACTCCTGCCCTACGGCGTCATCGTGCTCGACGCCCGGGGCGCCGTCCTCTTCTACAACAAGCGGGAGGAGGAGATCTCGGGCCTGGCCCGGCGGCAGGTGCTCGGGCGGGACTTCTTCCGGGAGGTGGCCCCCTGCGCCCAGGTGCGGGATTTCCAGGGCCGGTTCCGGGAGCTCATGGAGGCGGGCCGGGGCCGGGTGGACTTCGACTTCACGTTCCCCTTCGTGCTGGGCCCCCGCCGGGTGCGGATCACCCTCCAGGCCTTCCAGAAGGACGCGGAGGCCTGCTGCATCGTCTTCGTGGCCGACATCACGGGCCGGGAGGCGCTGCGGGACCAGCTCCTCCAGGCCCAGCGCTTCAGCGAGCTGGGGGAGGTCACCGCCGAGGTGGCCCACAACTTCAACAACATCCTCCAGACCATCCGCCTCTCCGTGGAGCTGGCCTCGGCCTCCGCCGGCCCCCAGGCCAGGGCCCGCCTGGACCGCGCCCTCGCCGCGGCCGAGGACGGGTCGGCCCTGGTGAAGCGCTGCCTGGACATCGCGCGCAAGGAGCCCCGCAGCCCCCTGGAGCCCGTGGACCTGAACGCCGTGGCCGAGGCCACCGCCGAATTCTCCGAGCCCTTCCTGCGCACGGCCCGCGCGGAGGGCCGGGAGGTCACCCTGCGCCTCAACCTCGCCCCGGGCCCCCTCACCGTCCTGGGCGACGCGGTCGAACTCCGGGAGGCCGTGCTCAACCTCCTCCGCAACGCCATCGAGGCCATTCCCGGGCGCGGCACCGTCCGCCTCCTCACCGAGGGCTCCGGCGAGGCGCACCGCCTCCACGTCCTCGACGACGGGCCCGGCATGGGGCCGGAGGTCCTGGAGAAGGTCTTCACGCCCCTGTTCACCACCAAGGGCGAGCGGGGCACGGGCCTGGGCCTGGCCAGCGTCCACGCCATCGCCCGGCGCCACGCCGGCGCCGTCGAAATGACCTCGAGCCCCGGCAAGGGCACCCACGTCCTCCTCACCTTCCCCCAGGCCGCCCCCGACGGCGGCGTCCGGCCGTAA
- a CDS encoding molybdopterin-dependent oxidoreductase — MSVEHLTYPLWLRTAHWLNVLFLSLLARSGLEILSAHPKLYWNDDCRLGSEWLAIRPRPTPPGELFTADDQEQDWHSLVALPGHRHWDLGRHWHFAAVPLWILTGAAYLALLFGTGEWRRLVPTSWDVLPGAWHTLVAYLHFRIPDPAGTHNPLQQLTYFAVVFGLAPLSIATGAAMSPAVAARFPGYLRLFGGRQAARSLHFLSLLAFTAFSLVHVAMVAAHGLGRELALMVLGQVREPDLARALALGGALIGGIVLVHVAATRFTLRRPDLVQDAAERFVDPVRRALLGRLKSVQAYDPGRISPYLWVNGRPPAEPDWLALAEGGFQDYVLEVGGLVERPLRLSLADLRALPARTQVTLHVCIQGWSGFAAWTGVGLDTLMDLCRPLPGARDVVFRAFDDKGRSEPRPKASGFYYGTVPMEMARHPQTLLAYDLNGAPLPREHGAPLRLRLETQYGFTMVKYIRAIEFVASFREVGKGRGGWPEDNLYRSREASL, encoded by the coding sequence ATGTCCGTCGAACACCTGACCTACCCGCTTTGGCTGCGGACGGCCCACTGGCTGAACGTGCTTTTCCTCTCCCTCCTCGCCCGGAGCGGGCTGGAGATCCTCAGCGCCCATCCGAAGCTGTACTGGAACGACGACTGCCGGCTCGGCAGCGAGTGGCTGGCCATCCGTCCCCGCCCCACCCCCCCGGGGGAGCTCTTCACCGCCGACGACCAGGAGCAGGACTGGCATTCCCTGGTCGCCCTGCCGGGCCACCGGCATTGGGACCTGGGCCGCCACTGGCACTTCGCCGCCGTCCCCCTCTGGATCCTCACGGGGGCGGCCTACCTGGCCCTGCTCTTCGGCACCGGCGAATGGCGGCGCCTCGTGCCCACCTCCTGGGACGTGCTCCCCGGCGCCTGGCACACCCTGGTCGCCTACCTGCACTTCCGGATCCCCGACCCGGCCGGGACCCACAACCCCCTCCAGCAGCTCACCTACTTCGCCGTCGTCTTCGGCCTGGCCCCCCTCTCCATCGCCACGGGCGCGGCCATGTCCCCGGCGGTGGCCGCCCGCTTCCCGGGCTACCTCCGGCTGTTCGGGGGGCGCCAGGCGGCCAGGAGCCTGCACTTCCTCTCCCTCCTCGCCTTCACCGCCTTCTCCCTCGTCCACGTGGCCATGGTGGCCGCGCACGGCCTGGGCCGGGAGCTGGCCCTCATGGTGCTCGGCCAGGTCCGGGAGCCGGACCTGGCCCGGGCCCTGGCCCTGGGCGGGGCGCTGATCGGCGGGATCGTCCTCGTCCACGTGGCCGCCACCCGCTTCACCTTGCGCCGCCCGGACCTCGTCCAGGACGCCGCCGAGCGGTTCGTGGACCCGGTCCGGCGGGCCCTCCTCGGCCGCCTCAAGTCCGTCCAGGCCTACGACCCGGGCCGGATCTCCCCCTACCTGTGGGTGAACGGCCGCCCCCCGGCGGAGCCCGACTGGCTGGCCCTCGCCGAGGGGGGGTTCCAGGACTACGTCCTCGAGGTGGGGGGCCTGGTGGAACGGCCCCTGCGCCTGAGCCTGGCCGACCTGCGGGCCCTGCCGGCCCGCACCCAGGTCACCCTGCACGTGTGCATCCAGGGATGGTCCGGCTTCGCGGCCTGGACCGGCGTGGGCCTGGACACCCTCATGGACCTGTGCCGCCCCCTGCCCGGGGCCCGGGACGTGGTCTTCCGGGCCTTCGACGACAAGGGGCGCTCGGAGCCCCGCCCCAAGGCCTCCGGCTTCTACTACGGCACCGTGCCGATGGAGATGGCCCGCCACCCCCAGACCCTCCTCGCCTACGACCTGAACGGGGCGCCCCTCCCCCGGGAGCACGGGGCGCCCCTGCGGCTGCGCCTCGAGACCCAGTACGGCTTCACCATGGTGAAGTACATCCGGGCCATCGAGTTCGTGGCGTCCTTCCGGGAGGTGGGGAAGGGCCGGGGCGGCTGGCCCGAGGACAACCTCTACCGGAGCCGGGAGGCCTCCCTCTGA